In a genomic window of Flavobacterium sp. KACC 22761:
- a CDS encoding glycosyltransferase family 2 protein, whose product MKFSLIICTYMRPEPLLKLLQSVQKQSIYPDEILIIDGSTNNKTKIVLEENQFKKLKYFLVNDSNRGLTKQRNFGIKNVNENIEIVCFLDDDTILESDYFEKLLETYEIFPEALGVGGYICNEVKWEKTSENYMPKNNEFYFDGWKRSDGSRFILRKKLNLDSNCPPGFSPLYSHGRSVGFLPPSDKIYQVEQLMGGVSSFRKSVFEKFSFSTYFEGYGLYEDADFTLRVAKTGKLYLNTRAKLAHFHANSGRPNQYHYGKMVVRNGWYVWHVKNPNPKAKDRLKWNAITILLATIRFSNVLTDTNKKAAFTEALGRTIGWWSLLFNKPSLLS is encoded by the coding sequence ATGAAATTTTCCTTAATTATCTGTACATATATGCGCCCTGAACCATTGCTTAAGCTTTTGCAATCGGTCCAGAAACAAAGTATTTATCCTGATGAAATTTTAATAATTGATGGATCTACAAACAATAAAACTAAAATTGTTTTAGAGGAAAATCAATTCAAAAAATTAAAATATTTTTTAGTCAATGATTCAAATCGAGGCCTTACGAAACAAAGAAATTTCGGTATTAAAAATGTTAATGAAAATATTGAAATAGTTTGCTTTTTAGATGATGATACGATTTTGGAGTCTGATTATTTTGAAAAACTATTAGAAACCTATGAAATATTTCCTGAAGCTCTTGGAGTTGGAGGTTATATATGCAATGAAGTAAAATGGGAAAAAACTTCTGAGAATTATATGCCAAAAAATAATGAATTTTATTTTGATGGTTGGAAACGCTCAGACGGAAGTCGGTTTATTCTCCGAAAAAAACTTAATTTAGACAGCAATTGTCCACCAGGGTTTTCTCCTTTGTATTCACACGGGAGAAGTGTTGGTTTTTTACCTCCATCAGATAAAATATATCAGGTCGAACAATTAATGGGAGGAGTTTCGTCTTTTAGAAAATCTGTTTTTGAAAAATTTTCGTTTTCAACTTATTTTGAAGGGTATGGTTTGTACGAAGATGCAGATTTTACATTAAGAGTTGCAAAAACAGGAAAATTATATTTGAACACCAGAGCAAAACTCGCTCATTTTCATGCTAATTCAGGTCGGCCAAATCAATACCATTATGGTAAAATGGTGGTGCGAAATGGCTGGTATGTCTGGCATGTAAAAAATCCTAATCCGAAAGCTAAAGATCGCTTGAAATGGAATGCTATAACTATTTTACTGGCTACAATCCGTTTTAGTAATGTTCTTACTGATACGAATAAAAAAGCAGCTTTTACAGAAGCTTTGGGCAGAACCATTGGCTGGTGGAGTTTGCTTTTTAATAAGCCGTCTTTATTGTCATAA
- a CDS encoding glycosyltransferase family 2 protein produces the protein MHLKEFITSTEEIIFYNGQPDFAKLEVLASGAGDIWHSSFEQGYKNAFPELVYQTAVFFMFINDFDNLNECVSWRVNPNQFAVRKSVWDQLHGFDAEYKNVQLQALDFGYNALRNSAAIPLYVKGLFDNNLKEEINITTKDRYVFFRKNFKIDHSIFMLYREGFWKWKEWNAFFYAKKGYKKSAQKPLIMPRALLPIEGKPSVSYIIPTMMRQDFTLQLLQDLAVQTYPLSQVVIVDATPVNVRDEKVYLSEDFPFELIVKWQETKGSCRARNEAIELCTGDYIVFGDDDVRVLPDFIENHIKILQTYKVNACNGLDIQADNQEQTLMDLQEKLKKVDGTRWKAGASPFFSNANSCVKTEYVKELVGNDINFDGGYGEDSDFGLSLFKLGQIVLYNPFSPNLHLKPPAGGYRFWGTQSKILGKKRKPQPWELDTPVKNIRPVPSPTIMYGIVKHFSEQQVLEYKYKYFFLYLFKGSKKGFVYRFLRIPYKNLQFKKSLFYAKKLNDLGIRHK, from the coding sequence ATGCATTTAAAGGAATTTATAACAAGTACCGAAGAAATTATATTTTATAATGGTCAGCCAGATTTTGCTAAACTAGAAGTTTTAGCCTCAGGTGCAGGAGATATTTGGCATAGTTCATTTGAGCAAGGATATAAAAATGCTTTTCCAGAACTTGTGTATCAAACAGCTGTTTTTTTTATGTTCATTAATGATTTTGATAATCTCAATGAGTGCGTAAGCTGGAGAGTCAATCCAAATCAGTTTGCAGTTCGTAAATCAGTTTGGGATCAATTACATGGTTTTGATGCAGAATATAAAAATGTTCAATTGCAAGCATTAGATTTTGGATATAATGCCTTACGTAATTCAGCAGCAATTCCACTTTATGTAAAAGGGCTTTTTGATAATAACTTGAAAGAAGAAATTAATATAACTACAAAAGATAGATACGTTTTTTTTAGAAAAAATTTCAAAATAGATCACTCCATTTTTATGTTGTATAGAGAAGGATTTTGGAAATGGAAAGAATGGAATGCTTTTTTTTATGCAAAAAAAGGTTATAAAAAATCTGCTCAAAAGCCGCTTATCATGCCTCGTGCATTATTGCCTATAGAAGGAAAACCGAGCGTAAGTTATATTATTCCTACAATGATGCGTCAGGATTTTACTTTGCAGTTGCTACAAGATTTAGCTGTTCAAACCTATCCGCTTTCTCAAGTTGTTATTGTTGATGCAACTCCAGTAAATGTAAGAGATGAAAAGGTATATCTGTCAGAAGATTTTCCATTTGAATTAATTGTAAAATGGCAAGAAACTAAAGGAAGTTGTAGAGCACGAAATGAAGCAATTGAATTATGCACAGGAGATTATATTGTTTTTGGAGATGATGATGTTCGAGTGCTTCCAGATTTTATTGAAAATCATATAAAAATTTTGCAGACTTATAAAGTGAACGCCTGTAATGGCTTAGACATACAAGCAGATAATCAGGAACAAACTTTGATGGATTTGCAAGAAAAACTGAAAAAAGTAGATGGAACAAGATGGAAAGCTGGAGCGAGTCCTTTTTTTAGTAATGCAAATTCTTGCGTAAAAACAGAATATGTTAAAGAGTTAGTGGGGAACGATATTAATTTTGATGGAGGTTATGGAGAAGACAGTGATTTTGGATTGTCATTATTTAAGTTAGGGCAAATTGTTCTTTATAACCCTTTTTCACCCAATTTGCATTTAAAACCGCCAGCAGGAGGTTATCGATTTTGGGGAACTCAATCAAAGATTTTGGGGAAAAAGAGAAAACCACAGCCATGGGAGTTAGATACTCCTGTAAAAAATATTCGGCCAGTACCGAGCCCAACTATTATGTATGGCATAGTGAAGCATTTTTCTGAACAGCAAGTATTAGAATATAAGTACAAGTATTTTTTTCTTTATCTATTTAAAGGATCAAAAAAAGGTTTTGTATATCGGTTTTTACGAATTCCGTACAAAAACCTTCAGTTTAAGAAATCACTTTTTTATGCTAAAAAATTAAACGATTTAGGAATTAGACACAAATAA
- a CDS encoding glycosyltransferase family 4 protein: MKIAFLTPEYPHAKTGSSGGIGTSIKNLAIGLVAHGIPVRVIVYGQEKDASFDDSGVLIQQVKNVKIKGLSWWFTRKKLERIINELYSNKEIDLVEAPDWTGITSFIKPNKCPIIIRLHGSDTYFCHLDNRSVKWKNKFHEKRALQNADALLSVSQFTADKTNFVFGITKKFEIVPNLIDSQLFDNKNVINNESEQTILYFGSLIRKKGLLELPFIFNKVVEKKPDAKLILIGKDVSDIISGNSSTWKMMQELLSNQALKNVEYLGSIPHNEIKQKIQQSKICIFPSFAEAFPVSWLEAMALEKPIVASNIGWANEMIDDGKSGFLVNPQKHSLYAERIIEFLEDDNLCLKAGKEARKKVEDFFDIEILVKKNIEFYKTIKV, encoded by the coding sequence ATGAAAATAGCTTTTTTAACTCCAGAATATCCGCATGCTAAAACAGGCAGTTCAGGAGGTATCGGAACCAGTATCAAAAATTTAGCCATTGGGCTTGTAGCACATGGTATTCCAGTGCGAGTAATTGTTTATGGTCAAGAAAAAGATGCTTCTTTTGATGATAGTGGCGTTTTAATTCAGCAAGTTAAAAACGTAAAAATCAAAGGATTGTCGTGGTGGTTTACTAGGAAGAAATTGGAGCGAATTATCAATGAATTATATTCTAATAAAGAAATTGATTTAGTAGAAGCGCCAGATTGGACAGGAATAACTTCGTTTATTAAGCCAAATAAATGCCCAATAATAATACGGCTACATGGCTCAGATACCTATTTTTGTCATTTGGATAATCGCTCTGTAAAATGGAAAAATAAGTTTCATGAAAAAAGAGCTTTACAAAATGCTGATGCATTATTGTCCGTAAGCCAGTTTACAGCTGATAAAACGAATTTTGTTTTCGGCATAACTAAGAAATTTGAGATTGTTCCAAATTTAATTGATTCTCAATTATTTGACAATAAAAATGTTATAAATAATGAATCAGAACAAACTATCTTATATTTTGGAAGTCTTATTAGAAAAAAGGGGCTTTTAGAATTGCCCTTTATATTTAATAAAGTTGTCGAAAAAAAGCCTGACGCTAAATTAATCCTTATAGGGAAAGATGTGTCAGATATTATTTCCGGAAATTCATCAACATGGAAAATGATGCAAGAGCTTCTTTCAAATCAGGCTTTAAAAAATGTAGAATATCTAGGTAGTATTCCTCATAATGAAATAAAACAAAAAATTCAGCAATCAAAGATATGCATTTTTCCGTCTTTTGCTGAGGCCTTTCCGGTTTCTTGGCTAGAAGCTATGGCGTTAGAAAAACCAATAGTTGCATCAAATATTGGTTGGGCAAATGAAATGATTGATGATGGCAAAAGTGGCTTTTTAGTGAATCCTCAAAAACATAGTTTATACGCAGAACGAATAATTGAGTTTTTGGAAGATGATAATTTATGTTTAAAAGCAGGAAAAGAAGCAAGAAAAAAAGTTGAAGATTTTTTTGATATAGAAATTCTGGTTAAGAAAAATATTGAGTTTTATAAAACGATAAAAGTATAA
- a CDS encoding MBOAT family O-acyltransferase, which yields MFFNSLAFAIFLPIVFFLYWFVFNKNKSTQNALLIVASYYFYSCWDWRFLFLLVFSTFLDYYTGIQIEKGKSENSRKFWFWLSIIVNLGFLGIFKYYNFFATSFSDLLNTVGFKASPILLKVILPVGISFYTFHGLSYVIDIYYKRIKAEYNFVDYSLFVSYFPLLVAGPIERATHLLPQVKIKREFDFQIAKEGIYQIIWGLVKKVVIADTCATYANAIFDHYTSMNSFSLIMGAIYFAFQIYGDFSGYSDIALGVSKLFGLDLLRNFNYPYFSRDIAEFWRRWHISLSSWFRDYLYIPLGGSKGGLWMKIRNTFIIFLVSGFWHGANWTYVIWGLINAVYFLPLLLSNSNRNNMDVFQLKFNFDSAKILLSILYTFGLTCIAWVFFRANTITDAVLYLKRIVTNRDFGFQYLDNERYSYELLLLIGIFVLVEWFNRTKAEPISGKRSLLKVALAITAIMAFGTYSDYKEFIYFQF from the coding sequence ATGTTTTTTAACTCATTAGCATTTGCTATTTTTTTGCCAATCGTTTTTTTCTTGTATTGGTTTGTTTTCAATAAAAACAAAAGCACACAAAATGCTTTATTAATTGTTGCTAGTTATTATTTCTATTCTTGTTGGGATTGGAGGTTTTTGTTTTTGCTTGTTTTTTCTACTTTCTTAGATTATTACACCGGAATTCAAATTGAAAAAGGGAAATCTGAAAATAGTCGCAAATTTTGGTTTTGGCTAAGTATCATAGTTAATCTGGGTTTTTTAGGGATTTTTAAATACTATAACTTTTTTGCCACTTCATTTTCAGATTTGCTAAATACAGTTGGCTTTAAGGCGAGCCCAATTTTATTGAAAGTGATTCTCCCTGTCGGAATTTCATTTTACACCTTTCACGGACTTTCGTATGTCATAGATATTTATTACAAAAGAATTAAAGCCGAATATAATTTTGTAGATTATTCTCTTTTCGTAAGTTATTTTCCACTTTTGGTCGCTGGTCCAATTGAACGAGCAACACATTTATTGCCTCAAGTAAAAATAAAACGAGAATTCGATTTTCAAATAGCAAAAGAGGGAATTTATCAAATTATTTGGGGTCTGGTTAAAAAAGTAGTTATTGCCGATACCTGTGCAACTTATGCAAATGCTATATTTGACCATTATACTTCAATGAATTCATTTTCATTAATTATGGGGGCAATTTATTTTGCATTTCAAATCTATGGAGACTTTTCTGGTTATTCAGATATTGCATTAGGGGTTTCAAAATTGTTCGGATTAGATTTATTACGAAACTTCAATTATCCTTATTTTTCGAGAGATATTGCCGAGTTTTGGCGTCGCTGGCATATTTCGCTTTCCTCTTGGTTTCGAGATTATCTATACATTCCATTAGGTGGCAGCAAAGGTGGGCTTTGGATGAAAATTAGAAATACTTTTATTATTTTTCTTGTGAGCGGATTTTGGCACGGTGCTAATTGGACGTATGTGATTTGGGGACTTATTAATGCGGTTTATTTTTTGCCTTTGCTGTTATCAAATAGCAATCGGAACAATATGGATGTTTTTCAGCTTAAATTTAATTTTGATTCAGCAAAAATTCTACTTAGTATTCTCTATACGTTTGGATTGACTTGTATTGCTTGGGTGTTTTTTAGAGCTAACACAATTACGGATGCTGTTTTATATTTAAAACGAATTGTGACTAATCGAGATTTCGGTTTTCAGTATTTGGATAATGAAAGATATAGTTATGAACTATTGCTATTAATTGGAATTTTTGTTTTAGTAGAATGGTTTAATCGTACAAAAGCAGAGCCAATTTCTGGAAAAAGAAGTTTGTTAAAAGTAGCCTTGGCAATTACTGCAATTATGGCTTTCGGGACTTATTCAGATTATAAAGAATTTATATATTTTCAGTTTTAA
- a CDS encoding glycosyltransferase family 4 protein codes for MLKRIAIICNYELLPERVGGMDYFFWQFDKKCKENEIEVDWFFPNYSNHGKYSELKIYSSATNVENGFLKFLEENQPQYSHIITHFVELCMPFFKKVKQFSAAEIIAIDHNPRPLNGYPFKKRMNKKLKGLLFSKYINLFIGVSDYTKKEILKDFGSHLKSKTKVIYNGVIIDKILVRENRNVSKPTFLVASHLRESKGIQDLIQSVSFLPNEIQKEIKIDIYGDGPFENQLIKKIEEYSLHNCFCFKGSMPNLNEIFFCYDYMLQPTHMECFSLSILESLAANVPVVTTDVGGNSEVITNEENGYIFEAKNVKALTKIIEDIYLGNKKISINTRELICNSFSLPKMVNDHFELLK; via the coding sequence ATGCTTAAAAGAATAGCAATTATCTGCAATTATGAATTACTTCCGGAAAGAGTTGGAGGAATGGACTATTTTTTTTGGCAGTTTGATAAAAAATGCAAAGAAAATGAAATTGAAGTTGATTGGTTTTTTCCAAATTACTCAAATCACGGGAAATATTCAGAATTGAAGATTTACAGTTCAGCAACGAATGTCGAAAATGGTTTTCTAAAATTTCTTGAAGAAAACCAACCGCAGTATTCTCACATTATAACTCATTTTGTAGAATTATGTATGCCTTTTTTTAAAAAAGTAAAACAATTTTCAGCAGCAGAAATTATTGCCATCGATCATAACCCAAGGCCCTTGAACGGATATCCGTTTAAGAAAAGAATGAATAAAAAACTCAAAGGGTTGCTTTTTTCAAAATATATAAATCTGTTTATAGGTGTATCTGATTATACAAAAAAAGAGATTTTAAAGGATTTTGGATCACATTTGAAATCTAAAACTAAAGTGATTTATAATGGAGTAATTATCGATAAAATTTTAGTTCGAGAGAACAGAAATGTTTCTAAACCCACTTTTTTAGTAGCCTCGCACTTGAGGGAATCGAAAGGAATACAAGATTTGATTCAATCTGTTTCGTTTCTTCCTAATGAAATACAGAAAGAAATTAAAATTGATATTTATGGCGATGGACCTTTTGAAAATCAATTAATAAAGAAAATTGAAGAATATTCACTTCATAATTGCTTCTGTTTTAAAGGTAGTATGCCAAACTTGAATGAGATTTTTTTTTGCTACGATTATATGTTGCAACCAACACACATGGAGTGTTTTAGTTTATCTATTTTAGAAAGTCTCGCAGCAAATGTACCTGTTGTTACAACAGATGTAGGTGGAAATTCTGAGGTAATTACAAATGAAGAAAATGGATATATTTTTGAAGCAAAAAATGTCAAAGCCTTAACTAAAATTATTGAAGATATTTATTTAGGAAACAAAAAGATATCAATTAATACGAGAGAATTAATTTGCAATTCCTTTTCTTTGCCGAAAATGGTAAATGACCATTTTGAATTGCTTAAATAA
- a CDS encoding UDP-glycosyltransferase translates to MSSKKIMVFFPDGGGLRNFAYSSFKEIGDESGFEIIYWNASNFQIQENLGFKELKIQSGKVRPLTPLFLRAKKHIELNLWKKEFNDSVYDKYKFPFSFKGVKKSLTSLFILLLIQLYASRKGLTRLIKKINNQERKNSRYESYQKQLLENKPEIVFCSNQRNSQAISAILAARDLGIKTVCFIQSWDNVPKAMNVYEADYYMVWSDLMKNELLKYYPTIAENQVFVTGTPQFEPHFDESLSLSREAFFKEHSLDLTKRYVCYSGDDFTTSPLDQYYLEDLINAVRSLNLEGENLGVIYRRCPFDSSDRYNLVLEQNKDVVAVIDPLWEKIDGVGDLMPLPEDAQLLYNICEHSEMVVNICSTTIFDFVMHNKPCIYLNYEQPQLKKGIRDIGQNYDYVHFRSMPSKEAAVFCTSKEQLKEQVKKVISNEISNVAECKKWLSTVAGKEPELASKKMWEVFNQMLS, encoded by the coding sequence ATGTCTTCAAAAAAAATAATGGTTTTCTTTCCTGATGGAGGAGGATTAAGAAATTTTGCCTATTCTTCATTTAAGGAAATAGGTGATGAATCGGGCTTTGAGATAATTTATTGGAATGCAAGTAATTTCCAGATTCAAGAAAATTTAGGGTTTAAAGAATTGAAAATTCAGAGTGGAAAGGTTCGACCACTAACACCTCTTTTTTTAAGAGCAAAAAAACATATTGAATTAAACCTTTGGAAAAAAGAATTTAATGACTCAGTTTATGATAAATACAAATTTCCTTTCAGTTTTAAAGGAGTAAAAAAATCACTTACAAGTCTTTTTATACTTTTATTAATTCAACTTTATGCTTCGCGAAAAGGGTTGACTCGATTAATAAAAAAAATTAATAATCAAGAACGAAAAAATTCTCGTTATGAGTCTTACCAGAAACAATTGTTGGAAAATAAGCCAGAAATTGTATTTTGCTCTAACCAAAGAAATTCACAAGCAATTAGTGCGATTCTGGCAGCAAGAGATTTAGGGATCAAAACAGTTTGTTTTATACAATCCTGGGATAATGTTCCTAAGGCCATGAATGTTTATGAGGCTGATTATTATATGGTATGGAGTGACTTGATGAAAAATGAGTTACTAAAGTACTATCCAACAATAGCAGAAAATCAGGTTTTTGTTACAGGAACTCCCCAATTTGAACCTCATTTTGATGAAAGTTTATCTTTATCTAGAGAAGCTTTTTTTAAAGAACATAGTTTGGATTTGACTAAAAGATACGTTTGCTACTCTGGAGATGATTTCACTACCTCTCCTTTGGATCAGTATTATTTAGAAGATTTGATTAATGCAGTAAGAAGTCTAAATCTCGAGGGAGAAAATCTAGGAGTGATTTATAGAAGATGCCCTTTTGACAGTTCTGATAGATATAATCTCGTTTTAGAGCAAAATAAAGATGTAGTAGCCGTAATTGATCCATTATGGGAAAAAATTGATGGTGTTGGCGATTTAATGCCTCTTCCAGAAGATGCGCAATTACTGTATAATATTTGTGAGCATAGTGAAATGGTTGTAAATATTTGTTCGACTACCATTTTTGATTTTGTTATGCATAATAAGCCTTGTATTTACTTGAATTATGAACAGCCACAATTAAAAAAAGGAATTCGAGATATAGGGCAAAATTATGATTATGTACATTTTAGATCGATGCCAAGCAAGGAAGCAGCTGTTTTTTGTACTAGTAAAGAACAATTAAAAGAACAAGTTAAAAAAGTTATTAGTAATGAAATTTCTAATGTAGCAGAATGTAAAAAATGGCTTAGTACAGTGGCTGGAAAAGAACCTGAATTGGCTTCAAAAAAAATGTGGGAAGTTTTTAATCAAATGCTCTCATAA
- a CDS encoding N-acetylneuraminate synthase family protein: MKNYKAPYVIAEIGCNHKGDLEIAKELIRMAKIYCQADAVKFQKRNNVELLTEAQYNAPHPNPANSYGHTYGEHREYLEFNLEQHAELKEYCESLEITYSTSVWDLTSAKEIASLQPDFIKIPSACNNNYDMLSWLCENYRGEIHISTGMTTKSETDDLVNFFVEKNRNQDLVLYNCTSGYPVPFEDVCLLDINLLKAKYEENVKHIGFSGHHLGIAVDVAAYTLGANIIERHYTLDRTWKGTDHAASLEPEGLRKLVRDLKAVNKALTFKTQDVLPIEQVQREKLKNQKV, encoded by the coding sequence ATGAAAAATTACAAAGCCCCATATGTAATTGCAGAAATTGGATGTAATCATAAAGGAGATTTAGAGATTGCAAAAGAATTGATTCGCATGGCAAAAATTTATTGTCAAGCTGATGCAGTAAAATTTCAGAAACGAAACAATGTTGAATTGTTAACAGAAGCGCAATATAATGCACCGCATCCTAATCCAGCAAATTCATACGGACACACTTATGGAGAACATCGCGAATATTTAGAATTTAACCTTGAGCAACATGCTGAGTTGAAAGAATATTGTGAATCTTTAGAAATTACATATTCTACTTCCGTATGGGATTTGACTTCAGCAAAGGAAATAGCCTCTTTACAGCCAGATTTTATTAAAATTCCATCGGCATGTAATAATAATTACGATATGTTGTCTTGGTTGTGTGAAAACTACCGCGGCGAAATTCATATTTCAACAGGAATGACAACAAAATCTGAAACAGACGATTTAGTAAACTTTTTTGTTGAGAAAAATCGTAATCAAGATCTAGTTCTGTATAACTGTACTTCAGGCTATCCTGTTCCATTCGAAGATGTATGTTTGTTGGATATTAATTTACTAAAGGCAAAATACGAAGAAAATGTAAAGCATATTGGTTTTTCTGGACATCATTTAGGAATCGCAGTAGATGTAGCCGCATACACTTTAGGAGCAAATATCATTGAAAGACATTACACCCTAGATCGAACATGGAAAGGTACTGATCATGCAGCCTCACTAGAGCCAGAAGGTTTGCGTAAACTTGTTCGCGACTTGAAAGCTGTTAATAAAGCCTTAACCTTTAAAACACAAGATGTTTTGCCTATTGAACAAGTACAAAGAGAAAAATTAAAAAATCAAAAAGTTTAA
- a CDS encoding cytidylyltransferase domain-containing protein — protein sequence MKKIAIIPLRKGSKGIPGKNKKKLVGRPLFSWVLSEAIFSNLDEVFVFTDDVEIINYVNREYAWSSKVKTVLRSEKNANDTASTESAMIEFVENLTTDFEILCLLQATSPFTRSTDINAVLKEVIAGRDSALTVVNTHRFTWNANGTPQNYNVFERPRRQDFEGLLIENGAIYATTKKAFLETKNRVSGSIGLLEMSEDSLTEIDSMTDWFIVENLLVQRLKREKQQKRIDYLVLDVDGVFTDGRVAYDKNGEDFKVFDMRDGMGLEILRQNNVKVIVLTSENSELVAQRMRKLQIEDTFLGVKDKYSFLQHYLQMGEIPRGALAYVGDDVNDMANMCSVGWSFAPANAVDAIKQNADLVLTNISGAGAIREVCEWIMKYNVRY from the coding sequence ATGAAAAAAATTGCCATCATTCCGCTTCGTAAAGGATCAAAGGGAATACCAGGAAAAAATAAAAAGAAATTAGTTGGGCGCCCTTTATTTTCTTGGGTGCTTTCTGAGGCTATTTTTTCCAATTTAGATGAGGTTTTTGTATTTACTGATGATGTCGAAATTATTAATTATGTCAATCGGGAATACGCTTGGAGTTCAAAAGTAAAAACAGTTTTGCGTTCGGAAAAAAATGCAAATGATACTGCTTCTACAGAAAGTGCAATGATTGAGTTTGTTGAAAATCTAACAACTGATTTTGAAATTCTATGTTTATTGCAAGCAACATCTCCTTTTACTCGTTCTACGGATATCAATGCTGTTTTGAAAGAAGTGATTGCTGGCCGAGACTCAGCTTTAACAGTAGTGAATACACATCGATTTACTTGGAATGCAAATGGAACACCTCAAAACTACAATGTCTTTGAACGACCAAGACGTCAGGATTTTGAAGGATTGTTAATAGAAAATGGCGCTATTTATGCGACGACCAAAAAAGCTTTTTTAGAAACAAAAAATCGAGTGAGTGGCAGTATTGGCCTTCTGGAGATGTCTGAAGATAGTTTAACTGAAATAGACTCAATGACAGATTGGTTTATTGTTGAAAATTTACTAGTGCAACGCTTGAAACGCGAGAAACAACAAAAACGTATTGACTATTTAGTTTTGGATGTTGATGGCGTATTTACTGATGGACGTGTAGCTTACGATAAAAATGGTGAAGACTTTAAGGTGTTTGACATGCGAGATGGTATGGGATTAGAAATACTTCGTCAAAATAATGTTAAAGTAATCGTTTTGACTTCAGAAAATTCTGAATTAGTGGCACAACGTATGAGAAAGTTACAAATTGAAGACACATTTTTAGGAGTAAAAGATAAATATAGTTTTTTACAGCATTATTTGCAGATGGGAGAAATTCCAAGAGGCGCACTAGCCTATGTGGGTGATGATGTAAATGATATGGCTAATATGTGTAGCGTGGGATGGTCATTTGCTCCTGCTAATGCCGTTGATGCCATAAAACAAAACGCTGATTTAGTATTAACCAATATTTCAGGCGCAGGAGCAATTCGAGAAGTATGCGAATGGATTATGAAATACAACGTCAGGTATTAA
- a CDS encoding glycosyltransferase family 2 protein encodes MTKITFSILISTKNRKDDLGFTLQKIKYLLDREDVTCVVFDDGSTDGTTEFIKENFPQIILHTNKISKGYLYCRNKMLNETTADFAISLDDDAHFVTEKPLELIEDYFAKNEKAGVLGFRVFWSKLSPISAYTNEETVRMKSFVGCAHVWRMQAWQEIPNYPEWFVFYGEEDFASYQLFKKNWEVDYLPEVLVNHRVDVSGRKKNKDYSTRLRRSLRAGWYLYFLFYPLDEIPKRFLYTLWIQFKTKVFKGDFKALYAILRALLDLIYNLVRLVKQSNRLTRTEFDEFMKLSDTKLYWRPEHEKICN; translated from the coding sequence ATGACTAAAATTACCTTTTCAATCCTTATTAGTACCAAGAATCGTAAAGATGATTTAGGTTTTACACTCCAAAAAATTAAGTATTTATTAGATCGGGAGGATGTTACTTGTGTTGTTTTTGATGATGGATCTACTGATGGAACTACAGAATTCATAAAAGAGAATTTTCCGCAGATCATTTTGCATACAAATAAAATATCTAAAGGATATTTATATTGCCGGAACAAAATGCTAAACGAAACAACAGCTGATTTTGCTATTTCATTAGATGATGACGCCCATTTTGTTACAGAAAAACCACTGGAACTAATTGAGGATTATTTTGCCAAAAATGAGAAAGCTGGGGTATTAGGATTTCGAGTTTTTTGGTCTAAATTAAGTCCAATTTCTGCTTATACTAATGAAGAAACGGTTAGGATGAAAAGTTTTGTAGGATGTGCACATGTATGGCGGATGCAAGCTTGGCAAGAAATTCCAAATTATCCAGAATGGTTTGTTTTTTATGGAGAAGAAGATTTTGCATCATATCAATTGTTTAAAAAAAACTGGGAAGTTGACTACCTGCCAGAAGTTTTGGTTAATCATAGAGTCGATGTGAGTGGGAGAAAAAAAAATAAAGATTACAGTACCCGTTTGAGAAGATCTCTGCGAGCAGGTTGGTATTTATATTTTTTATTTTATCCTCTAGATGAAATTCCTAAACGTTTTTTATATACTTTATGGATACAGTTTAAAACAAAAGTATTTAAAGGCGATTTTAAAGCTTTGTATGCTATTTTAAGAGCATTGTTAGATTTGATTTATAATTTGGTAAGATTAGTTAAGCAGAGTAATAGACTAACTAGAACAGAATTTGATGAATTTATGAAATTATCTGATACAAAATTGTATTGGAGGCCTGAACATGAAAAAATATGCAATTAA